The following DNA comes from Trueperaceae bacterium.
GGGGGCCGGGGCCCCGGCCGGGGGCCGGGGGGGGGCGGCTGGTTTCCGGCGCCGGTCGGGCGGCCCGGGGGGGCGGGGGCGGCGCGGCCGCCCGCGGCGGCGCGCCGCGGGTGGGGTCAGAGGCCTAGGCTCCAGGTGAGGGGCACGTCCGAGTCCGCGGGCGACACGCGCACGTAGCCCTGCATCTCCTGGTGCAGCGCCGAGCAGAAGTCGGTGCAGTAGAAGGGGTAGACGCCCTCCTTGGTGGGCTTCCAGGTGACGGTGAGGGTCTGGCCGGGCTTGATCAGGATGTTGGCGTCCTGCATGCCCTGGACGGCGAAGCCGTGGGGGACGTCCCAGTCCTGTTCGAGGTTGGTGACGTGCCAGTAGACGGTGTCGCCGACCTTGACGCCCTCGATGTTGTCGGGCGCGAAGTGCGAGCGGATGGAGCTCATGTAGACGTGCACGTCGGTGCCGTCACGCACGACCTTCGTCTCGGCCTCGCTCTTCACGACGTACGGGTGCTCGTTGGCGGCCAGGTCGTAGATGAGCTTGCTGTTGGGCGCCACGAGCTCGGCCGGTAGGGCCTGGGCGTAGTGCGGCTCGCCCAGCGTCGGGAAGTCGAGGAGCATCTGCATGGTGTTGCCGTTGATGTCGATGAGCTGCGCCGACTGGGTGAGCTCGGGGCCCGTCGGGAGGTAGCGGTCCTTGGTGATCTTGTTGAGCGCCACCACGTACTTGTCCCACGGCTTCATGCTGTCGCCGCCGGGGATCATCAGGTGACCGATGGAGTAGTAGACGGGGATGCGGTCGGTGACCTGGAAGTCCTTGAGGTTCCACTTGATGATCTCGGAGGTGATGAAGCAGCTGGAGTAGACGTTGCCCTTGCTGTCGAACTCGTTGTGTAGCGGACCCAAGCAGGCGCGCTCCACCTGGCCGGCCACGATCTCGTCGAACGCGAGGATGGGCACGCCGTACGACTCGCCCTCGAACTTCTTGCCCTCGATGGCGGCGAGCATCTTCTCGAAGCTGTGGACGGCGATGGTGGCGGAGAGCTTGCCGCCAGGGACGATGAACCTGCCCGTCGGGTCGACGTCCACGCCGTGCGGCGACTTGGGCGTTGGCAGGAAGTACACGAGGTCCGAGCAGTCCTCGGGCTGGAGGACCTTGACGCTGTCGCCCCAGGTCGTCTCGGCGGTGTGGGTCTTCTCGTTCAGGCGGTTGCGGGCGTAGTACGACGGGAAGTCGGTGGCCAGGCCCTCGGCGACGCACTGCTCGGCGCGACGCCAGTTGACGGCCGTGACGAAGTCCTTGTCGTGCTGCGAGGCGTTCACCTCGAGCAGGGTGTGGGACTCCTCGCTGTTGTAGGACGAGAAGAAGCACCAGTCGGCCGAGGGGCCCTTGCCGCAGTGCGCCAGGTCGTAGTCGAAGCCCGGCATCATGATCTGGAACGCCACGTCCATCTCGCCCGAGGTGGGTTCAACCGACACGAAGGTGAGCATGCCCTTGAAGTTGCCCTTGTAGTCGGCGATCGGCATGTCGCGCTGCGGGACGGGCACGCTGAAGCGCGTGCCGGCCACGACGTACTCGCTGTTCATGGTGGTGAATGGCGAGGGGTGGTTGCCGGCGATGTTGGGGATCTCGATGATCTCGACCGTCTCGAAGGTGGAGAGGTCGATCCTGGCGATGCGCGGGGTGTTGTTGCCGTTGATGAAGATCCAGCGACCGTCAGGCACCCCGTTGGTCATGGAGAGCTCGGGGTGGTGCGAGTCGTCCCAGTAGACGGGGCCGTGCGAGGTGTTCATGAAGGCCTTGGTCTCTTCCGAGTAGCCGTAGCCGTTCTCGCCGTACTGGGAGAAGACCGGGATGTTCTTGATCGTGCGCCCGGAAGGCAGGCCGACCACGCTGAGCTGCCCGTTGAAGCCGCCGGAGAAGAAGCCGTAGAACTCGTCGTGCTCGCCCGGCGGCACGAAGGTGCGGCTCGCGGCGTCGCTCGCCGTGCGCGCCTGGTTCCGTGCACCTTGCGCCAGCACCAGACCGGCCGCGAGGACGGCGAAGCCCAGCAACACTAGGACCAACCTGCGTTTCTTCATCGTTCCACTCCTTTTGCGCTCGAACTAGGTCGCCGGTCTCGAGTCGTCAGAGCCCCAGGTCCCTATCGACCTGGCGGAAGTACTCGAGGATGCCGCGGACCTGCTCTTCCGTGAGGGGGAGTTGCGCCATGGGCGTCATGTACTCGGCGAGGAGCTCGTAGGCAGTCTCGTCTTGGAAGATCATCTCGTTCGTGTTGAGGATCATGTTCATGATCCACTCGGGGGAGCGCCGCACGGTGACGCCCGCCATGTCGGGTCCCACGTAGCGCTCGCCGAACTTGTGGCAGGCGGAGCAGAAGGCGACGAAGGTCGCCTCGCCCTCGGCGGCGAGGGCGTCGTCGATCGTGTCGGGGAGCACGAGCTCCTGGATGGGGCCGATCCCCTTGGGGAGCTCCTTGGCCTCTTGGGCGAAGGCCGCCGCCGCCACCAGCGCGAGCGCGGCGAGCAGCATCAGTAGCGGGGACCGCGAAAGGGCGCGGCCAGAGCGTCTTGCACCGAACATCCGGACACCTCCATGTTGTGAACGTCCATCCTGGACCGTTCCGTCCACATTAGGAGCGTCGCGGAAGGGGGCCTAGGGACTTTAGACCCCACATCTGCCCCACATCTGCCCGCGGTGCGGCCCACATCCGCGATGTTGGTCGCAGTGGGGTGCGCTTCCGCGCCGGTGGGGTGTTCCGTTGCCGTATGTGCGGTCTAACCGTGGCCGAACCGGCCCGGTCGCGCGGACTCATGCCGCGGGGCCGACGAGCGTGTACCCTCGTTGGTGGCGCCCCGCGGAGGGCCGGACGACCGCTCCGGTCCGCCGCCCGGCGCACGCGGAGGAGACGACTCGCATGTTGCTGATCTTCATAGTGACGATGGCCGCCACCGTGCTGGTGCAGCTATACCTGCGCAACACCTACGCCCGCTGGCAGGCGGCGCCCACCGTGTCGGGGCTCACGGGCGCGCAGACCGCCCGCGCCATCCTCGACGCCAACGGCCTCACCGACGTGAGCATCGAGGAGGTGCCGGGTCAACTCACCGACCATTACGATCCGTCGCACAGGGTGGTGCGCCTGTCGGCCGTCAACCACCGCGGTGCCAGCGTGGCCGCGCACGCCGTGGCGGCGCACGAGGTCGGGCACGCCATCCAGCACGCCCACGCCTACGCGCCCCTGCGGTTCCGCACGGCGCTCGTGCCGGCCGCCAACATCGGGTCGCGCTTCGCGCCGTGGATCATCGTCCTGGGCGCCATGCTCGGCGCCATGGGCATGATCCAACTTGGCATCGTGCTATTCGGACTGGCCGTCCTCTTCCAGGTCGTCACGTTGCCCGTGGAGTACGACGCCAGCCGACGCGCCGGAGCGGAGCTCGCGCGCCTGGGCCTGGCGACCAGCGGCGAGGTCGCCGGCACGAAGCAGGTCCTCAACGCCGCCGCCCTCACCTACGTGGCCGCCGCGGCGGCTTCCGTCATGTACCTGCTCTACTACCTCTCGATGTTCCTGGGCTCGCGCGACTGAGGCCGGCCCGCCCTACAAGATGTTGTATGCTGCGCGGAGCGTGCTCCTTTAAGTAGTACGTGACCGCGCAGAGCCCGGCGGCGCGACCCAAGCGCGCCGGGGCCGCCCCGAATGGGCGGTGGGGGAAGCTGGTGAGAGTCCAGCGCTGTCCCGCAACGGTAAGGCCGCCACCATGGCGCCGAGCCCGGCTACCCGCTGCACGGTGAGTCCCGTTGCCCTCGACGGAAGGGCGGAAGGCGGTAAGCCGTGCTCCACACTGACAAGACGACGAACGACCCCGTGCACCTCGGCGGGCCGGCGCCCTCCCGGCCGGCGCGGCCGCGGCGCGGCGCGGCGCGCGCCGCGAGGCAGCCGTTCGCGTGGCTCAACCAACAGAGCCGCGAGTTCCTCGCCGGCGGCTACCTCCTGCCGGGCGTCACGCCGGAGGCGCGCCTGCGCCAGATCGCCCAGCGCGCCGAGGAGCTCCTGCCAGGCATGCCGGGCTTCGCCGAGCGCTTCCTCGATTACCTGGGGCGCGGCTGGTACTCCCTGGCGTCGCCCGTGTGGGCGAACTTCGGCCTCGACCGCGGGCTCCCGATATCCTGCTTCGGAACTTACGTGCCCGACAGCATGGAGGGCATCCTGGGGGCGGCCGCCGAGGTCGGCATGATGAGCAAGTACGGGGGTGGGACGAGCGCCTACTTCGGCGACCTCCGGGGCCGGGGTAGCCCCATCCGCCACAACGGCCAGTCGGAGGGCGCCGTGAACTTCATGCGCCTCTTCGACACCCTCATCGACGTCACCAAGCAGGGCGCCACGCGCCGCGGCTCCTTCGCTGCCTACCTGCCCATCGACCACCCCGACGTTCGCGAGTTCCTCGAGATCCGTTCCGACGGCAACCTCATCCAGAACCTCTTCTTCGGCGTCACCGTGGGCGACGCCTGGCTCGAGGCCATGATCGCTGGCGACCGCGACAAGCGCGAGCTGTGGGCGCGCGTGCTGCAGAAGCGCAGCGAGGTGGGGCTACCCTACGTGCTGTTCGAAGGCAACACGAACAGGGGCGCCGCCGACGTCTACCGCGACCGCGGCCTGCCCATCCGCTCCAGCAACCTCTGCAGCGAGATCGCCCTGCCCGTGAGCGAGGACGAGTCGTTCGTCTGCTGCCTCTCCAGCATGAACCTGCTCCACTTCGACGAGTGGCAGGACACCGACGCGGTGGCCACGCTCGTGTACTTCCTCGACGCCGTCATGAGCGAGTTCATCGCCAAGGCCGCCACCCTGCCGCACCTGGCGCGGGCCCGCCGCTTCGCGGAGCGCCACCGCGCGCTCGGGCTGGGCGTGCTGGGGTGGCACAGCTACCTCCAGGCGCGGTTCGTTGCCCTCGGCAGCCTGACCGCCGCCGCGCTCAACAAGCGGGTCTTCAAGACGGTCCGCGAGGCGGCCGACGGCGCCAGCGCCGAGCTGGCCCGGCGCTACGGCGAACCGGCGCTGCTCGAGGGCTACGGGCGCCGCAACGCCACCCTCATGGCCGTCGCGCCCACCACCTCGAGCTCGTTCATCCTCGGGCAGGTGTCGCAGTCGATCGAACCGCTCCGCTCCAACTACTACGTCCGCGACCTCGCCAAGTCCGTCACCACCTACCGCAACCCCGCGCTGCAGGCGCTCCTGGCCGAGCGCGACGCCGACACCCCCGCCGTGTGGCGCAGCGTCCTCGAGCACGACGGCAGCGTCCAGCACCTCGACTCACTGGACGACGAGGAGAAGGCCGTCTTCGCCACGTTCTCGGAGGTGAGCCAGCTCGACCTGGTCGTGCAGGCCGGGCAGCGGCAGGAGTACATCGACCAGGGGCAGTCGCTCAACCTGATGGTGCATCCGGCCACGCCCACGAAGGACCTGAACGCGCTCCACCTGGAGGCGTGGCGCCGGGGCGTGAAGAGCCTCTACTACCAGCACAGCATCAACGCCGCCCAGGCGTTCAACCGCGACCTCCTCGTGTGCTCGAGCTGCGAGGCGTGAGCGGGGCCGTGGTCGGCGCCGCGACGACGGGCGGCAGGCGCCTCGACGTCCCCCGTCGCGAGCTGCGGCCCGCCGAGTACCCGGAGCTCCTCGACTACCGCGACGCCATCAGGCACTCCTACTGGCTCCACACCGAGTACAACCTCACCGAGGACGTCCACGACTTCCACGCCCGCGTGACTGAGGTGGAAAGGAGCGCCATCAAGAACGCCATGCTGGCGATCTCGCAGGTGGAGGTGGCCGTCAAGACGTTCTGGGGCGACCTCCACAAGCGCTACCCGAAGCCCGAGATCGGCGCCGTCGGGTACACGTTCGCGGAGAGCGAGGTCAGGCACCAGGACGCGTACGCGCACCTGCTCGACGTCCTGGGCCTGAACGGCGAGTTCGCGCGCCTGGACGCCAGCCCGCTGCGTGCGCGCCTCGACCTGCTCGACGCGCACCTTGCCCGGCCGCGGCAGGCGGCGGGCGCGGAGGCGGGGCGCGAGGCGGCGCTCGAGCTCCTCCTGTTCAGCGCCTTCACCGAGCACGTGAGCCTCTTCAGCCAGTTCCTGATCATGAAGGCGTTCGACAGGCACAAGAACCTGTTCAAGGGCGTCGCCAACATCGTGGAGGCGACCAGCAAGGAGGAGCAGCTCCACGGCCAGTTCGGCTACCACCTCGTGAGGCTCCTGCGCGAGGAGAACCCCGGTTGGTTCGACGCCGACTTCGACGCGCGCGTGGCCTCGGCGTGCCGCGACGCCTACGCGGCCGAGACGATCGTGCTCGACTGGATCCTGGAGGCGGGCGAGCTCGACTTCCTGCCGCGCGAGGTCATCGACGCCTTCGTCATGCAGCGCTTCGACGCTGCCCTGGCGGCCGTGGGCCTCGCGCCGATCTTCGAGCCCGATCCGGCCCTGGTGGCGCGAAGCCTCTGGTTCGACGAGGAGGTGCTGGCCGGCAAGCATTACGACTTCTTCCACAAGCGCCCGACCGCCTACGCCAAGAAGACGAAACCGATCACGAGCGACGACCTGTTCGGCTGACTGCCCGGTGCCGCCGGGCGCCGCCAAGGTCAGAGCCCGAGGTAGGCCCGCCGTATCATCGGGTCGCCGCGCAGCTGCGCCGAGGCTCCCTCCAAGACGATGCGCCCGTGCTCCAGCACGTAGGCGCGGCTACTGATCTTGAGGACCTGCGTCACGTTCTGCTCCACGAGCAGGATGGGTAGCCCGGTCGCGGCGACGCCCGAGACGACGTGCATCACCTCGCGTACGAGCAGGGGCGCCAGGCCGAGGCTGGGCTCGTCCATGATGAGCACCTTCGGGTGCAGCATGAGGGCCCGGCCGATGGCCACCATCTGCTGCTGCCCGCCCGACAGGGCGCCGGCCGGCACGCGGCGCTTGGCGTGCAGGTCCGGGAAGAGTGCGTACACGCGCGCG
Coding sequences within:
- a CDS encoding ribonucleoside-diphosphate reductase subunit alpha encodes the protein MHLGGPAPSRPARPRRGAARAARQPFAWLNQQSREFLAGGYLLPGVTPEARLRQIAQRAEELLPGMPGFAERFLDYLGRGWYSLASPVWANFGLDRGLPISCFGTYVPDSMEGILGAAAEVGMMSKYGGGTSAYFGDLRGRGSPIRHNGQSEGAVNFMRLFDTLIDVTKQGATRRGSFAAYLPIDHPDVREFLEIRSDGNLIQNLFFGVTVGDAWLEAMIAGDRDKRELWARVLQKRSEVGLPYVLFEGNTNRGAADVYRDRGLPIRSSNLCSEIALPVSEDESFVCCLSSMNLLHFDEWQDTDAVATLVYFLDAVMSEFIAKAATLPHLARARRFAERHRALGLGVLGWHSYLQARFVALGSLTAAALNKRVFKTVREAADGASAELARRYGEPALLEGYGRRNATLMAVAPTTSSSFILGQVSQSIEPLRSNYYVRDLAKSVTTYRNPALQALLAERDADTPAVWRSVLEHDGSVQHLDSLDDEEKAVFATFSEVSQLDLVVQAGQRQEYIDQGQSLNLMVHPATPTKDLNALHLEAWRRGVKSLYYQHSINAAQAFNRDLLVCSSCEA
- a CDS encoding cytochrome c, whose protein sequence is MFGARRSGRALSRSPLLMLLAALALVAAAAFAQEAKELPKGIGPIQELVLPDTIDDALAAEGEATFVAFCSACHKFGERYVGPDMAGVTVRRSPEWIMNMILNTNEMIFQDETAYELLAEYMTPMAQLPLTEEQVRGILEYFRQVDRDLGL
- the nosZ gene encoding Sec-dependent nitrous-oxide reductase, with amino-acid sequence MKKRRLVLVLLGFAVLAAGLVLAQGARNQARTASDAASRTFVPPGEHDEFYGFFSGGFNGQLSVVGLPSGRTIKNIPVFSQYGENGYGYSEETKAFMNTSHGPVYWDDSHHPELSMTNGVPDGRWIFINGNNTPRIARIDLSTFETVEIIEIPNIAGNHPSPFTTMNSEYVVAGTRFSVPVPQRDMPIADYKGNFKGMLTFVSVEPTSGEMDVAFQIMMPGFDYDLAHCGKGPSADWCFFSSYNSEESHTLLEVNASQHDKDFVTAVNWRRAEQCVAEGLATDFPSYYARNRLNEKTHTAETTWGDSVKVLQPEDCSDLVYFLPTPKSPHGVDVDPTGRFIVPGGKLSATIAVHSFEKMLAAIEGKKFEGESYGVPILAFDEIVAGQVERACLGPLHNEFDSKGNVYSSCFITSEIIKWNLKDFQVTDRIPVYYSIGHLMIPGGDSMKPWDKYVVALNKITKDRYLPTGPELTQSAQLIDINGNTMQMLLDFPTLGEPHYAQALPAELVAPNSKLIYDLAANEHPYVVKSEAETKVVRDGTDVHVYMSSIRSHFAPDNIEGVKVGDTVYWHVTNLEQDWDVPHGFAVQGMQDANILIKPGQTLTVTWKPTKEGVYPFYCTDFCSALHQEMQGYVRVSPADSDVPLTWSLGL
- a CDS encoding ribonucleotide-diphosphate reductase subunit beta; translated protein: MRPAEYPELLDYRDAIRHSYWLHTEYNLTEDVHDFHARVTEVERSAIKNAMLAISQVEVAVKTFWGDLHKRYPKPEIGAVGYTFAESEVRHQDAYAHLLDVLGLNGEFARLDASPLRARLDLLDAHLARPRQAAGAEAGREAALELLLFSAFTEHVSLFSQFLIMKAFDRHKNLFKGVANIVEATSKEEQLHGQFGYHLVRLLREENPGWFDADFDARVASACRDAYAAETIVLDWILEAGELDFLPREVIDAFVMQRFDAALAAVGLAPIFEPDPALVARSLWFDEEVLAGKHYDFFHKRPTAYAKKTKPITSDDLFG
- a CDS encoding zinc metallopeptidase is translated as MLLIFIVTMAATVLVQLYLRNTYARWQAAPTVSGLTGAQTARAILDANGLTDVSIEEVPGQLTDHYDPSHRVVRLSAVNHRGASVAAHAVAAHEVGHAIQHAHAYAPLRFRTALVPAANIGSRFAPWIIVLGAMLGAMGMIQLGIVLFGLAVLFQVVTLPVEYDASRRAGAELARLGLATSGEVAGTKQVLNAAALTYVAAAAASVMYLLYYLSMFLGSRD